In a single window of the Bradyrhizobium erythrophlei genome:
- the treS gene encoding maltose alpha-D-glucosyltransferase, with protein MNLLSSIDATELPVTDLDGDELWYKDAIIYQLHVKAFADSNNDGIGDFAGLTEKLGYLQDLGVTALWLLPFYPSPGRDDGYDIADYGAINPDFGNMKDFKRFIVEAKRRGLRVITELVINHTSDQHDWFKRARRSDPKSSARNWYVWSDTDQKYQGTRIIFTDTEKSNWTWDPEAGQFYWHRFFSHQPDLNFDNPRVVSALVQVMKRWLDTGVDGFRLDAIPYLCERDGTNNENLPETHAIIKRLRRELDAYAKGKVLLAEANQWPEDVQEYFGSGDECHMAYHFPLMPRIYMAIAQEDRFPITDILRQTPDIPGNCQWALFLRNHDELTLEMVTDVERDYLWSTYANDPRARINVGIRRRLAPLMDNDRRKIELMNSLLLSFPGTPIIYYGDEIGMGDNIYLGDRNGVRTPMQWSPDRNGGFSRADPARLYAPTIMDPVYGYEAVNVEAQSRSLSSLLSATKRLISVRKSTLAFGRGTIAFIRPVNRAVLAYVRQYGDEVILCVANLSRSAQATELDLSAWKERVPLEMLGRTRFPPIGELPYMITLAPYGFYWFQLQERDKSEHTSPTLVPEFETLVVPLGATWVSLARTRGVFERDVLPGHLARTRWYPERSAKAVQPTLISAIPFCDIGDNRPWLAFFETTQRGLTTRYVLPMQIEWMRFDRERYNPRALAAVRQGAREGTLLDVATDHIFIALLLRNLRESLTLEENGLRLEFRPTSRFSDKPIQPPEHVRAVETEQSNSTALVDNKYVVKVYRKLESGINPEIEVGRFLTEVAGFANTPALLGSVELTEGNSTSAIAIVHTFVENQGDAWTVTSAYLDRFVEEQRLLAASEHPSESEGQTPYLRYMSQIGRRVAEMHLALASSTEFADFVPEPTRSEDVQRWIDDVVARAERVFEVLRQRRDTVREADRPLIDQALAQRDTLHDRLRALIPGTIDGLNIRHHGDFHLGQILIVKDDIFIIDFEGEPRRTQAERRQKAPAARDVAGLIRSIDYSATSAMERALKVAPDEHGKLGAALAEWRERSAAAFLAAYREIMANQPLWPADKAAAEQMLNFFLLEKVFYEIEYELAHRPEWLRVPLTGMLRILSQHSNEAS; from the coding sequence ATGAACCTGCTGTCATCCATCGATGCAACCGAACTGCCCGTCACCGACCTCGACGGCGACGAGCTTTGGTACAAGGATGCCATCATCTATCAGCTTCACGTCAAGGCTTTTGCCGACAGCAACAACGACGGCATCGGCGATTTCGCGGGCCTGACCGAGAAGCTCGGCTATCTGCAGGACCTCGGCGTCACCGCGCTGTGGCTGTTGCCGTTCTATCCGTCGCCCGGCCGTGACGACGGCTACGACATCGCCGACTACGGCGCCATCAATCCTGATTTCGGCAACATGAAGGATTTCAAGCGCTTCATCGTCGAGGCCAAGCGGCGCGGTCTGCGCGTCATTACCGAACTCGTCATCAATCACACCTCCGACCAGCACGACTGGTTCAAGCGCGCCCGCCGCAGCGATCCCAAATCCAGCGCGCGCAACTGGTATGTGTGGAGCGACACCGATCAGAAATATCAGGGTACGCGGATCATCTTCACCGACACCGAGAAATCGAACTGGACCTGGGATCCGGAAGCCGGGCAATTCTACTGGCACCGCTTCTTCTCGCACCAGCCGGATCTCAATTTCGACAATCCGCGCGTGGTCAGCGCGCTAGTGCAGGTCATGAAGCGCTGGCTCGACACCGGCGTCGACGGGTTCCGGCTCGATGCCATCCCCTATCTGTGCGAGCGCGACGGCACCAACAACGAGAATCTCCCCGAGACCCACGCCATCATCAAGAGGCTGCGCCGGGAACTCGACGCTTACGCCAAGGGCAAGGTGCTGCTGGCGGAAGCCAATCAATGGCCGGAGGATGTGCAGGAATATTTCGGCAGCGGCGACGAATGCCACATGGCCTATCATTTTCCGCTGATGCCGCGGATCTACATGGCGATCGCCCAGGAAGATCGCTTTCCGATCACCGACATCCTGCGCCAGACCCCGGATATTCCGGGCAATTGCCAGTGGGCGCTGTTCCTGCGCAACCACGACGAGCTGACGCTCGAAATGGTCACCGACGTCGAGCGCGACTATCTGTGGTCGACCTACGCCAACGACCCGCGCGCGCGCATCAATGTCGGCATTCGCCGCCGGCTGGCGCCCCTGATGGACAACGACCGCCGCAAGATCGAGCTAATGAACTCGCTGCTGCTGTCGTTTCCGGGCACGCCGATCATCTATTACGGCGACGAAATCGGCATGGGCGACAATATCTATCTCGGCGACCGCAACGGCGTTCGCACGCCGATGCAATGGTCGCCGGACCGCAACGGCGGTTTCTCGCGCGCCGATCCGGCGCGGCTTTACGCGCCGACCATCATGGATCCGGTCTATGGCTACGAGGCGGTCAATGTCGAGGCGCAGTCGCGCAGCCTGTCTTCGCTGCTGAGCGCAACCAAGCGGCTGATCTCGGTGCGCAAATCCACCCTGGCGTTCGGTCGCGGCACCATAGCCTTCATCCGCCCGGTCAATCGCGCGGTGCTCGCCTATGTCAGGCAATACGGCGACGAGGTGATCCTCTGCGTCGCCAATCTGTCGCGCTCCGCGCAAGCCACCGAACTCGATCTCTCGGCCTGGAAAGAACGCGTCCCGCTGGAAATGCTCGGCCGCACCCGCTTTCCGCCGATCGGCGAATTGCCCTACATGATCACGCTGGCGCCCTACGGGTTTTACTGGTTTCAGCTCCAGGAGCGCGACAAGTCGGAGCACACCTCGCCGACGCTGGTTCCCGAATTCGAAACCCTCGTGGTACCGCTCGGCGCCACCTGGGTGTCGCTGGCGCGCACCCGCGGCGTCTTCGAACGCGACGTACTGCCCGGACATCTGGCGCGAACCCGCTGGTACCCGGAGCGTTCGGCGAAAGCGGTTCAACCGACCCTGATTTCCGCGATTCCGTTCTGCGATATCGGCGACAACCGCCCCTGGCTCGCCTTCTTCGAAACGACCCAGCGTGGCTTGACGACGCGCTATGTATTGCCGATGCAGATCGAATGGATGCGATTCGATCGCGAGCGCTATAATCCACGTGCGCTGGCGGCGGTGCGTCAGGGCGCGCGGGAAGGAACGCTGCTCGACGTTGCCACCGACCATATCTTCATCGCGCTTTTGCTGCGCAATCTGCGCGAATCCCTGACCCTGGAAGAAAACGGGCTGCGCCTGGAATTCAGGCCGACCAGCCGGTTTTCGGACAAGCCGATCCAGCCGCCCGAGCATGTCCGTGCGGTCGAAACCGAACAGTCCAACAGTACCGCGCTGGTCGACAATAAATATGTGGTCAAGGTTTATCGCAAGCTCGAATCCGGTATCAATCCCGAGATCGAAGTCGGTCGGTTCCTGACCGAAGTCGCGGGCTTTGCCAATACACCCGCCCTGCTCGGCAGCGTGGAATTGACCGAGGGCAATAGCACAAGCGCGATTGCGATCGTCCATACCTTCGTCGAAAATCAGGGCGACGCCTGGACCGTAACCTCGGCCTATCTCGATCGCTTCGTCGAAGAACAGCGCCTGCTGGCGGCCAGTGAACACCCCAGCGAAAGCGAGGGGCAGACCCCGTATCTGCGCTACATGTCGCAGATCGGAAGACGCGTCGCCGAGATGCACCTCGCGCTCGCCAGCAGCACCGAGTTTGCCGATTTTGTGCCGGAACCGACCCGATCGGAGGACGTGCAGCGCTGGATCGACGATGTGGTGGCCCGCGCCGAACGCGTCTTCGAGGTATTGAGGCAGCGGCGCGATACGGTCAGGGAAGCCGATCGTCCGCTGATCGATCAAGCGCTGGCGCAGCGCGACACCTTGCATGACCGCCTCCGCGCGCTGATTCCGGGAACCATCGACGGCCTCAACATCCGTCACCACGGCGACTTCCATCTCGGTCAGATATTGATCGTCAAGGACGATATCTTCATCATCGATTTCGAGGGCGAGCCGCGCCGTACCCAGGCCGAACGGCGGCAGAAGGCGCCTGCCGCGCGCGATGTCGCGGGCCTGATCCGTTCGATCGATTATTCGGCGACCTCCGCCATGGAGCGCGCGCTCAAGGTGGCGCCCGACGAGCACGGCAAGCTCGGCGCGGCACTTGCGGAGTGGCGCGAGCGCTCGGCCGCGGCGTTTCTTGCCGCCTATCGCGAGATCATGGCAAATCAACCTCTGTGGCCGGCCGATAAGGCGGCCGCCGAGCAGATGCTGAATTTCTTTCTGCTTGAAAAAGTGTTTTACGAGATCGAATACGAATTGGCCCACAGGCCTGAATGGCTGCGCGTCCCGCTGACCGGGATGCTTCGAATATTGTCCCAGCATAGCAACGAGGCCTCATGA
- a CDS encoding alpha-1,4-glucan--maltose-1-phosphate maltosyltransferase, with protein sequence MNKTTQTVASTAAGAFHIEDVYPLIDGGRFPVKRIVGERIEVWADIYRDGHDIVTAALVWRRERDREWHRTPMTHSSNDRWGGSFVPDQPGRYVYAIEAWTDEFATWRRGFELKQKAGNDVTLDAIEGAGMLTKAQAGGPAAAAVILRQCEEYLQTGEAAPLLTDELKDAMAESQLRPDLTRSQLFPLMIDRPRARAGAWYEMVPRSQGKTPGQHGTFKDAIARLPDIAAMGFDVVYLTPIHPIGHTNRKGRNNAVSAGEGDPGSPYAIGSAEGGHDAVHPELGTIEDFRSFVGACELLAIEVALDFAIQCSPDHPWLKDHPEWFRRRPDGSMRYAENPPKKYEDIVNPDFSSEDAGALWNALRDVVLFWIDQGVKIFRVDNPHTKPFRFWEWLIREIQLRHPDVIFLAEAFTRPKLMKGLAKLGFTQSYTYFTWRTQKWELEQYLSELTGYPERDYYRPNFFANTPDILPYHLQGGETWMFKSRVALAATLSATYGIYNGFELLEHDPIPGREEYADSEKYEIKVRDWDKSGNIKPYIHDLNRVRRENAALQQTSNLRFIPIDDGNVIGFVKESVNQTNSVVVAIALSHDVHEFWFPLGDVQVGMPGDRRNVAAVENLITGERYPVEWGGIRLRIDPVRDPALLFRCLA encoded by the coding sequence GTGAACAAAACAACTCAAACTGTCGCGAGCACCGCAGCAGGCGCTTTCCACATTGAAGACGTTTATCCGCTGATCGACGGTGGCCGTTTTCCGGTCAAGCGCATCGTCGGCGAGCGCATTGAGGTCTGGGCGGACATTTATCGCGACGGCCATGATATCGTGACTGCGGCGCTGGTCTGGCGCCGCGAGCGCGACCGGGAATGGCACCGCACGCCGATGACCCATTCCAGCAATGACCGCTGGGGCGGATCGTTCGTCCCGGATCAGCCCGGACGCTACGTCTATGCGATCGAGGCCTGGACCGACGAATTCGCGACCTGGCGGCGCGGATTCGAACTCAAGCAAAAAGCCGGAAACGACGTTACCCTCGACGCCATCGAGGGCGCAGGCATGCTGACCAAGGCGCAGGCCGGCGGCCCGGCCGCCGCTGCCGTAATCCTGAGGCAATGCGAGGAATATCTGCAGACCGGCGAGGCTGCGCCCCTGCTGACCGACGAATTGAAGGACGCCATGGCCGAAAGCCAGTTGCGGCCCGATCTGACGCGATCGCAATTGTTTCCCTTGATGATCGACCGGCCGCGGGCGCGGGCCGGCGCGTGGTACGAGATGGTACCACGAAGCCAGGGCAAGACGCCGGGCCAGCACGGCACCTTCAAGGACGCTATCGCGCGCCTGCCTGACATCGCGGCGATGGGCTTCGACGTGGTCTATCTCACGCCTATTCACCCCATCGGGCATACCAACCGCAAAGGGCGCAACAACGCGGTATCGGCAGGGGAAGGCGACCCCGGAAGCCCGTACGCCATTGGCTCGGCCGAAGGCGGCCACGACGCGGTGCATCCTGAACTCGGCACGATCGAGGATTTCCGCAGTTTTGTCGGGGCATGCGAGTTGCTCGCCATCGAAGTCGCGCTCGACTTCGCCATTCAGTGTTCGCCCGACCATCCCTGGCTCAAGGACCATCCGGAATGGTTCAGGCGGCGGCCGGACGGCTCGATGCGCTACGCGGAAAACCCGCCCAAGAAATATGAGGACATCGTCAACCCCGATTTTTCGTCGGAAGACGCCGGCGCGCTGTGGAATGCCCTGCGCGATGTGGTGCTGTTCTGGATCGACCAGGGGGTGAAGATTTTCCGGGTCGACAACCCCCACACCAAGCCGTTTAGATTTTGGGAATGGCTGATCCGCGAAATTCAGCTTCGCCACCCCGACGTGATCTTCCTCGCGGAAGCCTTCACGCGGCCGAAACTGATGAAGGGCCTGGCAAAGCTCGGCTTCACCCAGTCCTACACCTATTTCACATGGCGGACCCAGAAGTGGGAGCTGGAGCAGTATCTGAGCGAGCTGACGGGCTATCCGGAGCGCGATTACTATCGTCCGAATTTCTTCGCCAACACCCCTGACATCCTGCCCTATCATCTGCAAGGCGGCGAGACCTGGATGTTCAAGTCGCGCGTCGCGCTGGCCGCGACGCTGTCGGCCACCTACGGCATCTACAACGGTTTCGAGTTATTGGAGCACGATCCGATTCCCGGCCGCGAGGAATATGCCGATTCCGAAAAATACGAGATCAAGGTGCGGGACTGGGACAAATCGGGCAATATCAAGCCCTACATCCATGACCTCAATCGGGTCCGCCGGGAAAACGCGGCGTTGCAGCAGACCAGCAACCTTCGTTTTATTCCGATCGATGACGGCAACGTCATCGGCTTCGTCAAGGAGTCGGTCAATCAAACCAACAGCGTCGTCGTCGCCATTGCCCTGTCGCATGACGTGCACGAATTCTGGTTTCCGCTCGGCGATGTCCAGGTCGGCATGCCCGGCGACCGCCGCAACGTCGCCGCGGTCGAGAACCTGATCACCGGTGAACGCTACCCGGTCGAGTGGGGCGGCATCCGTCTGCGCATCGATCCGGTGCGCGATCCCGCTTTGCTGTTTCGCTGTCTGGCGTGA
- the malQ gene encoding 4-alpha-glucanotransferase, with protein MDPFTKAKDLGIQTEYIDGQGHRHVTDAKALKAILDALPARVPHRFLGEAVVIRSGRPSQTELRQTATFPLRWKIVAGLRVIAEGETRDRVIAWPADLPEGAHLLHLTDASSFTEDAPLIVAPPKAFGGDFDRCWLLAVQLYGIRSARNWGIGDFTDLEALIELAGHLGADGVGLNPLHALFDDRPADCSPYSPNSRLFLNALYIDVEKLPGFQPSVLAEASNTLARLRASDIVDYVAVAELKWHALRAAFDAFRANPKTEHHAAFSKFRAERGALLSRFACFEVLRHKFNGPWWEWPAEWQQPDDARSAALHAGPDAAEIEFVKFVQWAADQQLRSCRDLATRLGLKVGLYLDVAVGVQSDGFDAWNEQAAISRHLAVGAPPDALNTAGQNWGLAGFNAAGLEIRSFEPFREMLRASMRHAGAIRLDHVLGLKRLYLVPHGFAADNGVYVQMPFEALLAATAQESIAHRCVVIGEDLGTVPEGFREQMADWGIWSYQVMMFERDDHGKFCDIDHYTPNALVTFNTHDLSTYAGWRSFSDLALKRSLGIDPGESDEARWHALTMLNDVLRHHAIHRHDLFAVVGFLARTRSRLLAVSLEDLLGVLDQPNIPGTVNEHPNWRQRLPLAIDEIASAIDVAALKTATGTRAPV; from the coding sequence ATGGACCCTTTCACCAAAGCCAAAGACCTAGGAATCCAGACCGAATATATCGACGGTCAGGGTCACCGCCATGTGACGGATGCCAAGGCCTTAAAAGCCATCCTCGATGCCCTGCCGGCCCGGGTGCCGCACCGGTTTCTCGGGGAGGCGGTGGTGATCCGGTCCGGACGGCCCTCGCAGACCGAACTCCGCCAGACTGCCACGTTTCCGCTGCGCTGGAAAATCGTTGCCGGTCTTAGGGTTATCGCGGAGGGCGAGACCCGCGATCGCGTCATCGCCTGGCCGGCGGATTTGCCTGAGGGCGCCCATCTGCTGCATCTGACCGATGCTTCCTCTTTCACCGAGGATGCGCCGCTGATCGTCGCCCCACCCAAGGCCTTCGGCGGCGATTTCGACCGCTGCTGGCTGCTGGCGGTACAACTCTACGGCATCCGGTCGGCGCGCAACTGGGGGATTGGCGATTTTACCGACCTCGAAGCGCTGATCGAATTGGCAGGCCATCTCGGGGCCGATGGTGTCGGCCTCAATCCGCTGCATGCGCTGTTCGACGACCGGCCGGCCGATTGCAGCCCCTATTCGCCGAACAGCCGGCTGTTTCTCAATGCGCTTTATATCGACGTTGAAAAACTTCCGGGATTTCAGCCCAGCGTTTTGGCAGAGGCCAGCAACACGCTCGCCCGGTTGAGAGCGAGCGATATCGTCGATTATGTCGCCGTGGCCGAACTGAAATGGCATGCGCTGCGGGCGGCGTTTGATGCCTTCCGGGCTAATCCCAAAACCGAACATCATGCGGCTTTCTCGAAGTTTCGCGCCGAGCGCGGGGCCCTGCTGTCGCGGTTCGCCTGTTTCGAGGTCCTGCGGCACAAGTTCAACGGGCCGTGGTGGGAATGGCCGGCGGAGTGGCAACAGCCGGACGACGCCCGAAGCGCGGCCCTTCACGCGGGCCCTGATGCTGCGGAGATTGAGTTCGTCAAATTCGTTCAATGGGCGGCTGATCAGCAGTTACGGTCTTGCAGGGACCTCGCGACGCGGCTGGGCCTGAAGGTCGGTCTCTATCTGGATGTCGCGGTGGGCGTGCAATCCGATGGGTTCGATGCCTGGAACGAGCAGGCCGCGATTTCCCGCCATCTCGCCGTCGGCGCGCCGCCGGATGCGCTCAATACCGCCGGCCAGAACTGGGGCCTGGCCGGCTTCAACGCCGCCGGCCTCGAAATCCGGTCCTTCGAGCCGTTTCGGGAGATGCTTCGGGCTTCGATGCGCCACGCCGGCGCGATCCGGCTCGACCATGTGCTCGGTTTGAAACGGCTCTACCTGGTGCCGCACGGTTTTGCCGCCGACAACGGAGTCTATGTGCAAATGCCGTTCGAGGCGCTGCTGGCGGCGACCGCACAGGAAAGCATAGCGCACCGTTGCGTGGTGATCGGCGAGGATCTCGGCACCGTGCCGGAAGGCTTTCGCGAACAGATGGCCGATTGGGGTATCTGGTCGTATCAGGTGATGATGTTCGAGCGCGACGATCACGGCAAGTTTTGCGATATCGACCATTATACGCCCAACGCGCTGGTCACCTTCAATACCCACGATCTCTCGACCTATGCCGGCTGGCGCTCATTCAGCGACCTCGCGCTGAAACGTTCGCTCGGAATCGATCCCGGCGAGAGCGACGAGGCGCGATGGCATGCTTTGACGATGCTAAACGACGTGCTGCGTCATCATGCCATCCACCGCCACGATCTTTTTGCCGTCGTGGGTTTTCTGGCGCGGACCAGGTCCCGTCTGCTGGCGGTATCGCTGGAGGATTTGCTGGGCGTGCTCGACCAGCCTAATATTCCCGGCACCGTGAACGAACATCCGAACTGGCGGCAAAGGCTGCCGCTTGCGATCGACGAGATTGCGTCGGCGATCGACGTTGCCGCGCTCAAGACAGCGACCGGGACGCGAGCCCCGGTTTGA